A window of Streptomyces sp. SAI-127 contains these coding sequences:
- a CDS encoding TIGR03943 family protein: MNRQAQSAVLFVLGAALLHAGLTDLYLRYVKAGLRPLVLAAGVVLIATALATAWYEWRAKAKEQEHAHREPRVSWLLVLPLFALILVAPPALGSYSAMRTGTALQQSYGYAKLPQSGPVRLSLADYAGRAVYEHGRGLEGRQIVITGFVALDHSGAPYLVRMALNCCAADAQPVKVGLTGQIPPVLKPDGWLQVTGTYTAKRTKDTVNGGPIPYLKVTVAKPVPSPHDPYDETWNN; the protein is encoded by the coding sequence GTGAACCGGCAGGCACAGTCGGCGGTCCTGTTCGTCCTCGGCGCGGCCCTCCTGCACGCGGGCCTCACCGACCTCTATCTGCGCTACGTCAAGGCGGGCCTGCGCCCGCTGGTCCTGGCGGCCGGTGTCGTCCTCATCGCGACGGCGCTGGCGACGGCCTGGTACGAGTGGCGGGCCAAGGCCAAGGAGCAGGAGCACGCCCACCGCGAACCCCGGGTCTCCTGGCTGCTGGTCCTCCCCCTCTTCGCCCTGATCCTCGTGGCCCCGCCCGCCCTCGGGTCCTACAGCGCGATGCGCACGGGTACGGCCCTGCAGCAGTCGTACGGCTATGCGAAGCTCCCGCAGAGCGGACCTGTGCGGCTCAGCCTCGCCGACTACGCGGGCCGTGCCGTCTACGAGCACGGCCGGGGCCTCGAGGGACGGCAGATCGTCATCACCGGGTTCGTCGCCCTGGACCACTCCGGCGCGCCCTACCTGGTCCGCATGGCCCTCAACTGCTGTGCGGCGGACGCCCAGCCGGTCAAGGTCGGGCTGACCGGGCAGATCCCGCCGGTCCTCAAGCCGGACGGCTGGCTCCAGGTCACCGGCACCTACACGGCCAAGCGGACCAAGGACACGGTGAACGGCGGCCCGATCCCGTACCTCAAGGTCACCGTCGCCAAGCCGGTCCCGTCGCCGCACGACCCGTACGACGAGACCTGGAACAACTGA
- a CDS encoding permease, with protein sequence MAVTKAPPRTRDTGEDPRPAPDPEARRLNSPLMLTLLMILVVLCQGPIREALGAPVMQSWMTVFVAVLVQALPFLVLGVLLSAAIAVFVPPSFFARALPKNPTLAVPVAGMAGVVLPGCECASVPVAGALVRRGVTPAAALAFLLSAPAINPIVLTATAVAFPRNPEMVVARLVASLMVACAMGWLWLRLGRTDLLKTPARHAYEGQGKGAAFWGSVRHDVMHAGGFLVVGAMAAATLKAVVPQTWLRTAAENPVIAVLALAALAVVLSICSEADAFVAASLTQFSLTARLTFLVVGPMIDLKLFAMQTGTFGRAFALRFAPATLALAIVVSVLTGLVML encoded by the coding sequence GTGGCCGTCACCAAAGCACCTCCGCGCACGCGGGACACCGGCGAGGACCCGCGCCCGGCACCGGACCCGGAGGCGCGGCGCCTCAACTCCCCCCTCATGCTGACCCTGCTGATGATCCTGGTGGTGCTGTGCCAGGGCCCGATCCGCGAGGCGCTGGGCGCGCCGGTCATGCAGAGCTGGATGACGGTGTTCGTCGCTGTGCTCGTCCAGGCGCTGCCCTTCCTGGTGCTCGGGGTGCTGCTGTCGGCGGCGATCGCGGTGTTCGTGCCGCCGTCGTTCTTCGCCCGCGCCCTGCCGAAGAACCCCACCCTCGCGGTGCCGGTGGCCGGGATGGCGGGCGTGGTGCTGCCGGGCTGCGAGTGCGCGTCCGTGCCGGTGGCCGGAGCGCTGGTGCGCAGGGGTGTCACCCCGGCCGCGGCGCTCGCCTTCCTGCTCTCCGCCCCGGCGATCAACCCGATCGTGCTGACGGCGACCGCCGTCGCCTTCCCGCGCAACCCGGAGATGGTCGTGGCCCGGCTCGTCGCGAGCCTGATGGTGGCCTGCGCGATGGGCTGGCTCTGGCTGCGCCTCGGCCGCACCGACCTGCTCAAGACCCCGGCCCGGCACGCGTACGAGGGCCAGGGCAAGGGTGCCGCCTTCTGGGGCTCGGTGCGGCACGACGTGATGCACGCGGGCGGCTTCCTGGTCGTCGGCGCGATGGCGGCGGCGACCCTGAAGGCCGTGGTCCCGCAGACGTGGCTGCGTACGGCGGCGGAGAACCCGGTGATCGCCGTGCTGGCCCTCGCGGCCCTCGCCGTGGTGCTGTCGATCTGCTCGGAGGCGGACGCGTTCGTGGCGGCCTCGCTCACCCAGTTCTCGCTCACCGCGCGGCTGACCTTCCTGGTCGTCGGCCCGATGATCGACCTCAAGCTGTTCGCCATGCAGACGGGCACCTTCGGCCGTGCCTTCGCCCTGCGGTTCGCCCCCGCCACCCTCGCGCTGGCGATCGTGGTCTCGGTCCTGACCGGGCTGGTGATGCTGTGA
- a CDS encoding NAD-binding protein produces MVVCGDDGLAHRLAAELRGVYGEQVTLVVPASERSVRPPVVVRARAASALLDRVVTAAAGLTGNGGGTSGPAPAAEPPGGVRLMEAAEPNEAALAEAGVERAHALALVYDDDETNIRAALTARRLNPRLRLVLRLYNRRLGQHIEELLDQAAALASGDGAGGSADGPGFDASTTVLSDADTAAPALAATALTGTSKVLQTGGLLLRAVERPPSGAGTSADPGLATLALLSPTDSAGPGGDQGPTLLPDAAAVRDGGGRATVVLEQVSYAGPSLPDGRGVMPWFASLFSRRLRWSLAGMVGCVVALAVALWLVTGIHPLRAFYLTLLDLFAIDDPAIGESVGRQILQLLSGLAGLLLLPVLLAAVLEALGTFRTASSLRKPPRGLGGHVVLLGLGKIGTRVLTRLRELNIPVVCVESDPEARGLATARRLRVPVVLGDVTQEGVLEAAKIHRAHALLAVTSADTTNLEAVLYARAVRPDLRVVLRLYDDDFATAVYRTLRAAHPRASTRSRSVSHLAAPAFAGAMMGRQILGAFPVERRVLLFAAVDVGGHPQLEGRTVGEAFRAGSWRVLAREESGDAPGLAWDLPDTYVLQATDRVVLAATRRGLAELLGRRGRERAGT; encoded by the coding sequence ATGGTCGTGTGCGGGGACGACGGGCTCGCGCACCGGCTGGCGGCCGAGCTCAGAGGGGTCTACGGCGAACAGGTCACGCTCGTCGTGCCGGCCTCCGAACGGTCCGTGCGGCCACCGGTGGTCGTGCGGGCCCGAGCCGCGTCCGCGCTGCTCGACCGAGTGGTCACGGCGGCCGCCGGCCTGACCGGCAACGGTGGCGGCACCAGCGGCCCCGCCCCTGCCGCCGAACCCCCGGGCGGCGTACGTCTGATGGAGGCCGCCGAGCCCAACGAGGCCGCGCTCGCCGAGGCGGGCGTGGAGCGGGCGCACGCGCTGGCGCTCGTGTACGACGACGACGAGACCAACATCCGTGCCGCCCTCACCGCCCGCCGCCTCAACCCCCGGCTGCGGCTCGTGCTGCGGCTCTACAACCGGCGCCTCGGCCAGCACATCGAGGAACTCCTCGACCAGGCCGCCGCGTTGGCCTCCGGCGACGGGGCGGGCGGCTCGGCCGACGGTCCCGGCTTCGACGCCTCCACGACCGTGCTCTCCGACGCCGACACGGCCGCGCCCGCGCTGGCCGCCACCGCCCTGACCGGCACCAGCAAGGTGCTCCAGACCGGCGGCCTGCTGCTGCGGGCGGTCGAACGGCCGCCGTCCGGGGCCGGGACCAGCGCCGACCCCGGTCTTGCCACGCTCGCCCTGCTCTCCCCGACCGACAGTGCCGGGCCCGGCGGCGACCAGGGGCCGACGCTGCTGCCGGACGCGGCGGCGGTACGGGACGGCGGCGGGCGCGCGACCGTCGTGCTGGAGCAGGTGTCCTACGCCGGGCCCTCCTTGCCCGACGGGCGGGGTGTGATGCCGTGGTTCGCCTCGCTGTTCTCGCGGCGGCTGCGATGGTCGCTGGCGGGCATGGTGGGATGCGTGGTCGCGCTCGCCGTCGCCCTCTGGCTGGTGACCGGGATCCATCCCCTGCGCGCCTTCTATCTGACGCTGCTCGATCTGTTCGCCATCGACGACCCCGCGATCGGGGAGTCCGTCGGGCGGCAGATCCTCCAACTGCTGTCCGGGCTCGCCGGGTTGCTGCTCCTGCCGGTGCTCCTCGCGGCGGTCCTGGAAGCGCTCGGCACCTTCCGCACCGCGTCCTCCCTGCGCAAACCGCCCCGAGGCCTCGGCGGACACGTCGTGCTGCTCGGGCTCGGCAAGATCGGCACCCGGGTCCTGACGCGGCTGCGGGAGCTGAACATCCCCGTGGTCTGCGTCGAGTCCGATCCCGAGGCCCGCGGACTCGCCACGGCCCGACGGCTGCGGGTGCCGGTGGTGCTCGGTGACGTCACCCAGGAAGGGGTCCTGGAGGCCGCCAAGATCCACCGTGCCCATGCGCTGCTCGCGGTGACCAGCGCGGACACCACGAATCTCGAGGCCGTGCTGTACGCGCGGGCCGTGCGGCCCGATCTGCGGGTGGTGCTGCGGCTGTACGACGACGACTTCGCGACGGCGGTGTACCGGACCCTGCGGGCCGCCCACCCCCGGGCCTCCACACGGAGCCGGAGTGTCTCCCATCTGGCGGCTCCCGCCTTCGCCGGGGCGATGATGGGGCGGCAGATCCTGGGGGCGTTTCCGGTCGAGCGGCGGGTGCTGCTGTTCGCGGCGGTGGATGTGGGCGGGCATCCACAGCTGGAGGGAAGGACGGTCGGCGAGGCGTTCCGGGCGGGGTCCTGGCGGGTGCTGGCGCGGGAGGAGTCCGGGGACGCTCCGGGACTGGCGTGGGACCTGCCGGACACGTATGTGCTTCAGGCGACGGACCGGGTGGTGCTGGCGGCGACCCGGCGGGGGCTCGCGGAGTTGCTGGGGCGCAGAGGACGGGAGCGGGCGGGGACATAG
- a CDS encoding prolyl oligopeptidase family serine peptidase yields MTESNGSAAAERKNDMPDWEKRFRAPRVSLPDWAEDAPDRSLFVSNATGTYELYAWDRATGGQRQVTDRPNGTTDGVLSPDGAWIWWFDDKDGDEFGVWRRQPFEGGADELAAPGLDASYPAGLALGRDGRTAVVGCSTDDEGTSIHLVRTGEDPVEIYRHRESAGVGDLSHDGSLIAVEHTEHGDAMHSALRVLRPDGTAVAELDDTKGGSEELGLEVLGFAPVDGDTRLLIGHQRRGRWEPLVWDVATCEETDLDLDLPGDVGAEWYPDGTGLLIAHSFEARSELFRYDLASGELEKVPTPPGSVSGATARPDGSVEYLWSSAAEPSAVRSTTGEVVLDPPGLKSPGSVPVEDVWVDGPGGRIHALVQRPAGTTGPLPTVFDIHGGPTWHDSDSFAAGPAAWVDHGYAVVRVNYRGSTGYGRAWTDALKHRVGLIELEDIAAVREWAIGSGLADPERLILTGGSWGGYLTLLGLGTQPEAWALGIAAVPVADYVTAFHDEMEALKAMDRTLLGGTPEEVPERFEASSPLTYVDQVKAPVYISAGVNDPRCPIRQVDNYVKRLESRGAVHEVYRYDAGHGSLVVDERIKQVRLELDFVARHLG; encoded by the coding sequence ATGACTGAGAGCAACGGGTCCGCCGCGGCCGAGCGGAAGAACGACATGCCGGACTGGGAGAAGCGCTTCCGGGCGCCCCGGGTGTCCCTCCCCGACTGGGCGGAGGACGCCCCCGACCGCTCCTTGTTCGTCTCCAACGCCACGGGGACGTACGAGCTGTACGCCTGGGACAGAGCGACGGGCGGACAGCGCCAGGTGACGGACCGGCCGAACGGCACCACGGACGGCGTGCTCTCCCCGGACGGCGCCTGGATCTGGTGGTTCGACGACAAGGACGGCGACGAGTTCGGCGTCTGGCGCCGCCAGCCCTTCGAGGGCGGCGCGGACGAGCTCGCCGCGCCCGGTCTCGACGCCTCCTACCCGGCGGGCCTGGCCCTGGGCCGGGACGGCCGTACGGCGGTCGTGGGCTGCTCGACCGACGACGAGGGCACCTCCATCCACCTCGTGCGCACCGGCGAGGACCCGGTGGAGATCTACCGGCACCGCGAGTCGGCGGGCGTCGGCGACCTCTCCCACGACGGCTCGCTGATCGCGGTCGAGCACACCGAGCACGGCGACGCGATGCACTCGGCGCTGCGTGTGCTGCGCCCCGACGGCACGGCGGTGGCCGAGCTCGACGACACCAAGGGCGGCAGCGAGGAACTGGGCCTGGAGGTCCTGGGCTTCGCCCCGGTCGACGGCGACACCCGGCTGCTCATCGGCCATCAGCGACGCGGCCGTTGGGAGCCGCTGGTGTGGGACGTGGCCACGTGCGAGGAGACCGATCTCGACCTGGACCTCCCCGGTGACGTGGGCGCCGAGTGGTATCCGGACGGCACGGGCCTGCTCATCGCGCACAGCTTCGAGGCGCGCAGCGAACTCTTCCGGTACGACCTGGCGAGCGGCGAGCTCGAGAAGGTCCCGACCCCGCCCGGGTCGGTCTCCGGGGCGACGGCCCGCCCCGACGGCAGCGTGGAGTATCTGTGGTCCTCGGCCGCCGAGCCGTCGGCGGTGCGCTCGACGACGGGTGAGGTGGTTCTGGACCCGCCGGGTCTGAAGTCCCCTGGTTCGGTGCCGGTGGAGGACGTGTGGGTGGACGGCCCGGGTGGCCGGATCCACGCCCTGGTCCAGAGGCCCGCGGGCACGACGGGGCCGCTGCCGACGGTCTTCGACATCCACGGCGGCCCGACCTGGCACGACAGCGACTCGTTCGCGGCGGGCCCGGCGGCGTGGGTGGACCACGGGTACGCGGTGGTCCGGGTCAACTACCGCGGCTCCACGGGGTACGGGCGTGCGTGGACCGACGCGCTCAAGCACCGGGTCGGTCTGATCGAGCTGGAGGACATCGCGGCGGTCAGGGAATGGGCGATCGGCTCCGGCCTCGCCGACCCCGAGCGGCTGATCCTCACCGGGGGTTCCTGGGGCGGCTACCTCACGCTCCTCGGCCTGGGCACCCAGCCGGAGGCGTGGGCCCTGGGGATCGCCGCGGTGCCGGTCGCGGACTATGTCACGGCGTTCCACGACGAGATGGAAGCGCTGAAGGCGATGGACCGTACGTTGCTGGGCGGCACGCCGGAGGAGGTGCCGGAGCGCTTCGAGGCGTCGTCCCCTTTGACGTACGTGGACCAGGTCAAGGCCCCGGTGTACATCTCGGCGGGTGTCAACGACCCGCGGTGCCCGATCCGTCAGGTCGACAACTATGTGAAGCGGCTGGAGTCGAGGGGGGCGGTGCACGAGGTGTACCGGTACGACGCGGGCCACGGGTCGCTGGTGGTCGATGAGCGGATCAAGCAGGTGAGGCTGGAACTGGACTTCGTGGCGAGGCACTTGGGGTAG